Proteins encoded in a region of the Chryseobacterium piperi genome:
- a CDS encoding efflux RND transporter permease subunit, with the protein MNKFIKNIIAFSLKNKAFTFIWVAILAVAGFISFKNMPIEAFPDVTNTQIVIITQWNGRSAEEVERFVTTPIELAMSPVQKKTSVRSTTMFGLSIVKILFDDGVDDTFARNQVNNQLRTVSLPDGVDPEVQPPYGPTGEIFRYTLESKTKDSRELLTLQNWVIDRALRGVPGVADINVFGGQDKVFELSIDPRALDKYNLTPLQVYDAVTKSNLNVGGDVIEKNGQAYVVRGIGLVKSVVDIGNITIENDSGNPVLVKNVANVHESSMPRVGQAGLNNHEDTVEGIVVMRKGENPREVLVGVKAKIKELNEKILPKDVKMVTFYDRDNLMDFTTETVMHNLMEGIVLVTVMVLIFMADWRTTLIVSIIIPLSLLFAFLCLKLAGMSANLLSLGAVDFGIIIDGAVVMVEGIFVILDHKAHKYGMEKFNKMAKGGWIKQTGTGLGKAIFFSKLIIITSLIPIFSFQKVEGKMFSPLAFTLGFALMGALIFTLTLVPVLSHILLNKNVREKNNPFVNFWDRIVLKGFNYTFKYKKMSLIVAIAFLGVTLFSGKFLGTEFLPQLNEGSLWITAEMPMSSSLKESLKTADLLKKDIMSFSEVTDVLAQTGRSNDGTDPNGFGFVQFAVNLKPKNEWKRKISYDELIQEIDGKLRNYQGITFNYSQPISDNVAEAVAGFKAENGIKIYGDNLETLDRLAEEVLKEIKKVEGVKDPGIIKNIGQPEVSVVLDRDKMAAYGVMPADAQAVLEMAFGGKTASEMFDGERKFPIRLRYAQEYRKDENDIALLMVPTQDGAKIPLKEISTIVKDNGAAFIYRDDIKRYIGVKFSIRDRDLGGTIADAQKEVSKIELPDGYSIGWTGQFENQQRASHRLTQVVPVSILMIFFLLFILFGNIKDSLLVLANVPFALIGGIIALHVTRMNFGISAGVGMIALLGICIQNGVILISEFHQNVKNGLKLDDAIFTGVKSRTRPVIMTALMASIGLLPAALSTGIGSESQKPLAIVIIGGLITATVLTLLIFPIIFWIFYRTKRSQQI; encoded by the coding sequence ATGAATAAATTCATTAAAAATATTATTGCTTTTTCTCTGAAAAATAAAGCATTTACCTTTATCTGGGTAGCTATTTTGGCGGTTGCTGGTTTTATAAGCTTCAAAAATATGCCGATTGAAGCTTTTCCTGATGTTACCAATACCCAGATTGTAATCATTACCCAATGGAACGGAAGGAGTGCAGAAGAGGTGGAGCGTTTTGTAACGACTCCTATCGAATTGGCTATGAGTCCTGTTCAGAAAAAAACAAGTGTAAGAAGTACGACCATGTTTGGTCTTTCTATCGTTAAAATTCTTTTTGATGATGGAGTAGATGATACTTTTGCCAGAAATCAGGTCAATAATCAATTAAGAACAGTAAGCCTGCCTGATGGAGTGGATCCTGAAGTCCAGCCACCCTATGGGCCAACCGGAGAAATTTTCAGATATACATTAGAAAGTAAAACCAAAGATTCCCGGGAGCTACTAACCTTACAAAACTGGGTTATTGACAGGGCATTAAGAGGCGTACCTGGGGTAGCTGATATTAATGTTTTTGGTGGACAGGACAAAGTCTTTGAATTAAGTATTGATCCGAGAGCATTGGATAAATATAATCTTACACCGCTTCAGGTATATGATGCCGTTACGAAAAGTAACTTGAATGTTGGAGGAGATGTTATTGAGAAAAACGGGCAAGCTTATGTGGTAAGAGGAATAGGGTTGGTGAAATCTGTCGTTGATATTGGAAATATTACGATTGAAAATGATAGTGGGAATCCGGTATTGGTTAAGAATGTTGCCAATGTTCATGAAAGCTCTATGCCTAGAGTAGGACAGGCAGGATTAAATAACCATGAAGATACTGTAGAAGGGATTGTGGTGATGAGAAAAGGGGAGAACCCCAGAGAAGTTTTAGTCGGAGTGAAAGCTAAGATTAAAGAGCTTAACGAAAAGATTCTTCCGAAAGATGTAAAAATGGTAACCTTCTATGATCGTGATAACCTGATGGATTTCACGACTGAAACGGTAATGCACAATTTGATGGAGGGGATTGTTCTTGTAACGGTGATGGTATTGATTTTCATGGCCGACTGGAGGACTACTTTAATTGTTTCCATCATTATCCCATTATCTTTATTATTTGCATTCCTGTGTTTGAAGTTAGCCGGAATGAGTGCCAATTTACTTTCATTGGGAGCGGTTGATTTTGGAATTATCATTGATGGTGCCGTCGTCATGGTGGAAGGTATTTTTGTAATTCTTGATCATAAAGCCCATAAATATGGGATGGAAAAGTTCAATAAGATGGCCAAAGGTGGATGGATTAAGCAGACCGGAACAGGTTTGGGAAAAGCCATTTTCTTTTCAAAACTAATCATCATTACGTCTTTAATTCCAATTTTCTCATTTCAGAAAGTGGAAGGTAAAATGTTTTCACCATTAGCATTTACATTAGGGTTTGCTTTAATGGGTGCATTGATATTCACATTAACTTTAGTGCCGGTTCTTTCACATATTCTCTTAAATAAAAATGTCCGGGAAAAGAATAACCCATTTGTTAACTTTTGGGATAGAATCGTATTGAAAGGTTTTAACTATACTTTTAAGTATAAAAAAATGAGTTTAATTGTTGCTATTGCTTTTTTAGGAGTCACTTTATTCTCAGGAAAATTCCTGGGCACGGAGTTTTTACCACAATTAAACGAGGGATCACTTTGGATTACTGCTGAAATGCCAATGAGCTCTTCATTAAAAGAGTCGTTGAAAACAGCGGATCTTCTGAAAAAGGATATTATGAGCTTTTCTGAAGTTACGGATGTTTTAGCTCAGACAGGACGTAGTAATGATGGAACAGATCCGAATGGGTTTGGATTTGTACAGTTTGCAGTTAATCTCAAGCCAAAGAATGAGTGGAAACGAAAAATCAGCTATGATGAGCTTATTCAGGAAATTGATGGAAAACTAAGGAATTACCAGGGAATTACATTTAATTATTCTCAGCCTATTTCAGATAATGTGGCTGAAGCAGTAGCAGGATTTAAGGCAGAAAACGGAATTAAAATTTATGGAGATAATCTGGAAACTTTAGACAGATTGGCTGAGGAAGTTTTAAAAGAAATTAAAAAGGTAGAGGGAGTTAAAGATCCTGGAATCATCAAAAATATTGGGCAACCTGAAGTAAGCGTAGTATTGGATAGAGATAAAATGGCAGCTTATGGAGTGATGCCTGCCGATGCCCAGGCTGTTTTAGAAATGGCTTTCGGAGGTAAAACGGCTTCTGAGATGTTTGACGGTGAAAGAAAGTTTCCTATCAGACTTCGTTATGCTCAGGAATATAGGAAAGATGAGAATGATATTGCTTTGTTGATGGTTCCGACGCAGGATGGTGCAAAAATTCCTTTAAAGGAAATCAGTACTATTGTTAAGGATAATGGAGCGGCCTTTATTTACAGAGATGATATTAAACGTTATATAGGAGTCAAATTCTCTATCCGTGACCGGGATTTGGGAGGAACCATTGCAGATGCACAGAAAGAAGTTTCTAAAATTGAGCTTCCTGATGGCTATTCTATTGGCTGGACAGGACAGTTTGAAAATCAGCAAAGAGCTTCACATCGTTTGACACAGGTTGTTCCGGTAAGTATTCTAATGATTTTCTTCCTGTTGTTTATCCTTTTTGGAAATATCAAAGATTCTCTTCTGGTGTTGGCGAATGTACCTTTTGCATTAATTGGAGGAATTATTGCCCTTCATGTTACAAGAATGAATTTTGGGATATCTGCCGGTGTAGGAATGATTGCATTACTGGGTATCTGTATTCAAAATGGAGTAATTCTGATTAGTGAGTTCCATCAGAACGTTAAAAACGGATTGAAGCTTGATGACGCTATATTTACTGGAGTAAAATCGAGAACAAGACCGGTAATTATGACTGCATTAATGGCATCTATAGGACTTTTACCAGCAGCTTTGTCTACCGGTATAGGTTCAGAATCTCAAAAGCCTTTGGCAATTGTAATTATTGGAGGATTAATCACTGCAACGGTTCTTACATTGCTTATTTTCCCGATTATTTTCTGGATTTTTTACCGAACTAAGAGATCACAACAGATTTAA
- a CDS encoding efflux RND transporter periplasmic adaptor subunit, whose amino-acid sequence MKKYIIIALGVVSLASCSKKEEEKTPQPKGFELSNTMFKSISFAKAEKKYIVDDHNFYGKISADKNNYIDVYPLVGGNVLSVNVELGDYVKKGQVLATIRSTELAEVQKDVSDAKTDLVVAQNNVRVAKEMYEGKLNTERDVLEAKSQLQKAQDQLHRANAVSTVYNVKRGNIYCVVAPINGYIVQKNINKDMQLRTDRSDNIFDVANTTNVWAIMNVNESDIDKISLGMKAEVSTLSYPDKIFYGKIDKIFKIIDPETNAMQARVVLDNTSGLLIPDSKATIKVSHSENNMAITIPSNAVIFDDNRNFVVVYKSRADIKVKEIKVLKQVGDITFVSEGLSEGEQVINNNQLLIYRSLKS is encoded by the coding sequence ATGAAAAAATATATAATTATTGCATTGGGGGTTGTTTCACTAGCATCTTGCTCTAAAAAAGAAGAAGAGAAGACACCACAACCTAAAGGGTTTGAACTAAGTAATACGATGTTTAAATCGATTTCTTTTGCAAAAGCTGAGAAGAAATATATTGTAGACGATCATAATTTTTATGGAAAAATATCTGCAGATAAAAATAACTATATTGATGTTTACCCTTTAGTGGGAGGAAATGTTTTAAGTGTGAATGTTGAGTTGGGAGACTATGTAAAAAAAGGACAAGTCTTAGCTACTATTAGAAGTACTGAATTAGCTGAAGTACAAAAAGATGTAAGTGATGCTAAAACAGATTTGGTGGTGGCACAAAATAATGTAAGAGTTGCTAAGGAAATGTATGAAGGAAAACTGAATACAGAAAGAGATGTCTTAGAAGCTAAAAGCCAATTACAGAAAGCACAGGATCAGTTGCATAGAGCTAATGCCGTGAGTACGGTGTATAATGTGAAAAGAGGGAATATTTATTGTGTCGTAGCTCCTATTAATGGATATATTGTTCAAAAGAATATCAATAAAGATATGCAATTGAGGACGGATAGAAGTGATAATATATTTGATGTTGCCAATACGACTAATGTCTGGGCTATTATGAACGTTAATGAATCGGATATAGATAAAATTAGTCTTGGAATGAAGGCTGAGGTTTCTACTCTTTCTTATCCGGATAAAATATTTTATGGAAAAATTGATAAAATTTTCAAAATTATTGATCCGGAAACCAATGCTATGCAAGCAAGAGTGGTGCTGGATAATACAAGCGGATTACTCATTCCTGATAGTAAAGCAACGATAAAAGTTTCACATTCAGAAAATAATATGGCGATTACTATTCCTTCTAATGCTGTGATTTTTGATGACAATAGAAACTTTGTTGTTGTTTACAAATCCAGAGCAGATATTAAGGTTAAAGAAATAAAGGTTTTGAAACAGGTAGGCGATATTACTTTTGTCTCTGAAGGTTTGTCGGAAGGAGAGCAGGTTATTAACAACAATCAGCTGCTGATTTATCGCTCATTAAAGTCGTAA
- the secE gene encoding preprotein translocase subunit SecE: MSSFIDFLKGSYNEFRHKVEWPKWADLQSSTIVVTIATVILSLFTFGVDELFSKAISNIIGMLINVFN; the protein is encoded by the coding sequence ATGAGTTCATTTATCGATTTTTTAAAAGGTTCTTATAACGAATTCAGACATAAAGTTGAATGGCCAAAATGGGCTGATCTACAATCATCTACAATTGTAGTAACGATTGCAACAGTGATTTTGTCATTATTTACCTTTGGAGTTGACGAATTGTTTTCTAAAGCAATAAGCAACATAATTGGAATGCTAATTAACGTGTTCAACTAA
- the tuf gene encoding elongation factor Tu, which translates to MAKETFNRNKPHLNIGTIGHVDHGKTTLTAAISAVLASKGLAEKKDFSAIDSAPEEKERGITINTAHIEYETEKRHYAHVDCPGHADYVKNMVTGAAQMDGAIVVCAATDGPMPQTREHILLCRQVNVPRIVVFMNKVDMVDDPELLELVEMELRDLLSTYEFDGDNSPVIQGSALGALTAATASPANTEDKWFKSVEELMDAVDTWIEQPPRDTEKPFLMPIEDVFSITGRGTVATGRIEAGVINTGDPVDIVGMGDEKLTSTITGVEMFRKILDRGEAGDNVGLLLRGIEKTDIKRGMVIAKKDSVKPHKKFKASVYILSKEEGGRHTPFHNKYRPQFYVRTTDVTGEIFLPEGVEMVMPGDNLEITVELLQPIALNVGLRFAIREGGRTVGSGQVTEILD; encoded by the coding sequence ATGGCAAAGGAAACGTTTAATCGTAACAAACCACACTTGAACATTGGTACTATTGGTCACGTTGACCATGGTAAAACAACTCTTACGGCTGCTATCAGTGCTGTATTAGCTAGCAAAGGTCTTGCTGAGAAAAAAGACTTCTCTGCAATTGACTCTGCTCCAGAAGAAAAAGAAAGAGGTATTACTATCAATACTGCTCACATCGAATACGAAACTGAAAAAAGACACTATGCTCACGTTGACTGTCCAGGTCACGCCGACTATGTTAAGAACATGGTAACTGGTGCTGCTCAAATGGATGGAGCTATCGTAGTATGTGCTGCAACTGACGGTCCAATGCCTCAGACTAGAGAACATATCCTACTTTGCCGTCAGGTAAACGTACCAAGAATCGTTGTTTTCATGAACAAAGTTGACATGGTAGATGATCCAGAGTTATTAGAGCTTGTTGAAATGGAGCTTAGAGACTTATTATCTACTTACGAATTTGACGGAGACAACTCTCCAGTAATTCAAGGTTCTGCATTAGGAGCTCTTACAGCAGCTACTGCATCTCCTGCTAACACAGAAGATAAGTGGTTCAAGAGCGTTGAAGAATTAATGGATGCTGTTGATACTTGGATCGAACAACCACCAAGAGATACTGAAAAGCCATTCTTGATGCCAATCGAAGACGTATTCTCTATTACAGGTAGAGGTACTGTAGCAACTGGTAGAATCGAGGCTGGTGTTATCAACACTGGAGATCCAGTTGATATCGTTGGTATGGGTGATGAGAAATTAACTTCTACTATTACAGGAGTTGAGATGTTCAGAAAAATCCTAGATAGAGGTGAAGCTGGAGATAACGTAGGTCTATTGTTGAGAGGTATTGAAAAAACTGACATCAAGAGAGGTATGGTTATCGCTAAGAAAGATTCAGTTAAGCCACACAAAAAATTCAAAGCTTCTGTTTATATCCTTTCTAAAGAAGAAGGTGGACGTCACACTCCATTCCACAACAAATACCGTCCTCAGTTCTACGTAAGAACTACTGACGTTACAGGTGAAATCTTCTTACCAGAAGGTGTAGAAATGGTAATGCCAGGAGATAACTTAGAGATCACTGTAGAATTGTTACAACCAATCGCTCTTAACGTAGGTCTTAGATTTGCGATCAGAGAAGGAGGTAGAACAGTTGGTTCAGGTCAGGTTACTGAAATCTTAGATTAA
- the nusG gene encoding transcription termination/antitermination protein NusG, whose amino-acid sequence MSELKWYVLKAISGQENKVKNYIETEIKRLGFEQYVTQVVIPMEKVIQLRNGKKVPKERPYYPGYLMVEADLMGEIPHIIKNIPGVISFLSLTKGGDPVPMRKSEVNRMLGRMDELSEFATDLEIPYVVGENVKVIDGPFNGFNGTVEKILEDKKKIEVSVLIFGRKTPMELSYMQVEKV is encoded by the coding sequence ATGAGCGAATTGAAATGGTATGTGCTGAAAGCGATCAGCGGACAGGAAAATAAAGTGAAAAACTATATTGAGACAGAAATCAAACGTTTAGGGTTTGAGCAGTACGTTACTCAAGTGGTTATTCCTATGGAAAAGGTAATTCAATTGAGAAACGGTAAGAAAGTTCCAAAAGAAAGACCTTACTATCCTGGTTACTTGATGGTAGAAGCTGATTTAATGGGAGAGATACCTCACATTATTAAAAATATCCCTGGAGTTATTTCTTTTTTAAGTTTAACAAAAGGAGGTGATCCTGTTCCGATGAGAAAATCTGAAGTGAACAGAATGTTAGGAAGAATGGATGAGCTTTCAGAATTTGCTACCGATCTTGAGATTCCTTATGTAGTGGGTGAAAATGTGAAAGTGATCGATGGTCCTTTCAACGGATTCAACGGAACAGTAGAGAAGATTCTTGAAGATAAAAAGAAAATTGAAGTTTCAGTTTTAATTTTCGGTAGAAAGACACCAATGGAATTAAGCTACATGCAAGTAGAAAAAGTATAG